A window from Leptospira meyeri encodes these proteins:
- a CDS encoding VOC family protein: MHPRINLITLGVSDLQRSIDFYEKGLGWKRSEESNDSVAFFQIGAVVFALFGEKDLAEDIGIPFQKRQDFSGITLAQNQTSEAEVDAVMNKVRSLGATILKEPQKVFWGGYSGYFRDFDGHIFEVAYNPFFPLNEKGEIVLSK, translated from the coding sequence ATGCATCCGCGAATCAATTTAATCACCCTAGGTGTTTCCGATTTACAACGTTCAATCGATTTTTATGAAAAGGGACTCGGGTGGAAACGCTCAGAAGAAAGCAATGACAGTGTTGCTTTTTTTCAAATAGGAGCAGTCGTATTTGCATTATTTGGCGAAAAAGATTTAGCAGAGGATATTGGGATTCCTTTTCAAAAACGCCAAGACTTTTCGGGAATCACCCTTGCTCAAAATCAAACTAGCGAAGCTGAAGTTGATGCAGTCATGAACAAAGTGCGCTCGTTAGGTGCTACGATTCTTAAAGAACCACAAAAAGTTTTTTGGGGAGGTTATAGCGGATATTTTAGGGACTTTGATGGTCATATTTTTGAAGTAGCATACAATCCATTTTTCCCATTAAATGAAAAAGGCGAAATTGTTCTAAGTAAATAA
- a CDS encoding zinc-dependent alcohol dehydrogenase family protein, which translates to MKQAQVSQFGLDYLKIVEVSEPTNPGPTEVLVRMRAASLNYRDSLVVEGKYNPKFPLPLVPCSDGAGEVVAIGSTVTDWEVGDRVLLTFAPKWISKEATHAEMRHTIGGPLPGTLREFALVPETGLVRIPSHLSYEEAATLPCAALTAWSGLFQFSQLKPGEFVVVQGTGGVSIFALQFAKLVGAKVILTSSSGEKLERGKELGADYLINYKETPEWGKEVRRITEKVGADHIIEVGGAGTLEQSIAACRPFGVIHLIGILAGKSGELNLLPAVMNNLKIQGLVVGGRKAFIEMNGAIEVSGLCPVVDKVFSLEESAEAIRYLRSGSHFGKIVIRI; encoded by the coding sequence ATGAAACAAGCGCAGGTGAGTCAATTTGGTTTGGATTATTTAAAAATTGTCGAGGTCTCGGAACCAACAAATCCAGGACCAACAGAAGTTTTGGTTCGAATGCGTGCTGCTTCTTTAAATTACCGTGATTCTTTGGTAGTTGAAGGTAAATACAATCCTAAATTTCCACTGCCTTTGGTTCCTTGTAGCGATGGTGCCGGTGAAGTGGTGGCAATCGGTTCTACTGTAACCGATTGGGAAGTAGGGGATCGTGTTCTTCTCACTTTTGCACCTAAGTGGATATCAAAAGAAGCAACCCATGCCGAAATGCGTCATACCATTGGAGGTCCACTCCCTGGCACCTTACGCGAGTTTGCTTTAGTTCCTGAAACGGGACTTGTTCGAATTCCTTCCCATTTGTCGTATGAAGAAGCAGCCACCCTGCCTTGTGCGGCTCTAACTGCTTGGTCTGGATTGTTTCAGTTTAGCCAATTAAAACCTGGAGAATTTGTCGTTGTACAAGGAACAGGTGGCGTATCTATCTTCGCATTGCAGTTTGCTAAACTAGTCGGTGCCAAAGTCATTCTCACTTCATCCAGTGGTGAAAAGTTAGAACGGGGAAAAGAGTTAGGTGCTGATTATCTCATCAATTACAAAGAAACTCCCGAGTGGGGTAAAGAAGTTCGTAGGATCACAGAAAAAGTAGGTGCCGATCATATCATTGAAGTGGGTGGGGCCGGAACTCTAGAACAATCCATTGCCGCTTGTCGTCCATTTGGTGTGATCCATTTGATTGGGATACTTGCTGGTAAATCTGGAGAACTCAATTTACTTCCAGCAGTGATGAATAATTTAAAAATCCAAGGATTGGTTGTCGGAGGAAGAAAAGCTTTTATCGAAATGAACGGGGCCATTGAAGTTTCCGGGTTGTGCCCTGTAGTAGATAAAGTGTTTTCTTTAGAAGAATCCGCAGAGGCAATACGGTACTTACGATCGGGATCTCATTTTGGAAAAATTGTGATCCGCATATAA
- a CDS encoding SH3 domain-containing protein, with protein sequence MRKFIYLFLFFFLLCKETNQNTKPDLQTTNQSTFIDKICIVAKEGLNIYSQPSSQSEIISTVPYFTKLGVLEYFDYETIGINSGKWAKVSFQNKIGYLFEQFTI encoded by the coding sequence ATGAGAAAGTTTATATACCTCTTTCTATTTTTTTTTCTTTTATGTAAAGAAACGAACCAAAATACAAAACCTGATCTTCAAACAACCAATCAAAGCACATTCATTGATAAAATTTGTATTGTTGCTAAAGAAGGATTGAATATTTATTCTCAACCTTCATCTCAATCTGAAATCATTAGCACTGTACCTTATTTTACTAAATTAGGTGTCTTAGAGTATTTTGATTACGAAACGATAGGAATTAATTCCGGTAAATGGGCAAAAGTATCTTTTCAGAATAAAATTGGATACTTATTTGAACAGTTTACTATTTGA
- a CDS encoding DUF2721 domain-containing protein, translated as MDNLIYSIPGLLFPAISLLMLAYTNRFFGLAKLSRQLLSEYESSKSEILEKQIHNLRFRISLILYAQSAGIFSLILCACSMGMIPFYNIVAWVLFALSLLFMIISLVLALIEIHLSVIALDIERNSVLKSVTK; from the coding sequence TTGGACAACCTAATCTATAGTATACCGGGACTCCTATTCCCGGCAATCTCTTTGTTGATGCTCGCCTATACCAATCGTTTCTTTGGATTGGCTAAACTTTCGAGGCAACTTTTATCAGAATACGAATCCTCAAAATCAGAGATTTTAGAAAAACAAATTCATAACTTACGTTTTCGCATTTCTCTGATTTTATATGCTCAAAGTGCGGGGATCTTTAGTTTGATCTTATGCGCCTGCTCAATGGGTATGATTCCTTTTTATAATATTGTGGCTTGGGTTTTATTCGCTTTATCTCTTTTGTTTATGATAATTTCGCTTGTCCTAGCTCTAATAGAAATCCATTTATCTGTGATTGCCTTAGACATTGAAAGAAATTCTGTATTGAAGTCGGTAACCAAATGA
- a CDS encoding fumarylacetoacetate hydrolase family protein: MAKYFVRFQYKNKIDWGMVADEKVLPLRIGDLSTKDLLVGIEKKRIKTPTNIQSEKTIPKNKITILSPITAPCQVICQGANYKKHSLEAGLNPKSKKYNLFFTKSDVSITTAVGDVIRPKHVELLDYEIELGIVFGKEINEDLDFHSYNPSEYIAALFIANDISARDIQLPQLQWYKGKSYRTFFPAGPFLAVLDPNDFDQIDLLKLNLTVNGQLRQSAEANQMVYSPKESIAELSRFAHIQVGDVLLTGTPSGCALQAPGKLKQIFASFLPEHKKWDVFIKTQKKRKEYLQPGDVIKATIRTPDGKINLGEQILQVKQGSIDWTT, translated from the coding sequence ATGGCAAAATATTTTGTACGTTTTCAATATAAAAATAAAATTGATTGGGGAATGGTTGCCGACGAAAAAGTCCTTCCTTTACGAATTGGTGATCTCTCCACCAAGGACTTGCTAGTTGGTATTGAAAAAAAAAGAATCAAAACTCCTACAAACATTCAATCAGAGAAAACGATTCCCAAAAACAAAATTACTATTTTGTCACCAATCACAGCACCATGCCAAGTGATTTGTCAAGGGGCAAATTATAAAAAACATTCGTTGGAAGCTGGACTCAATCCTAAATCAAAAAAGTATAATTTATTTTTTACTAAGTCCGATGTGTCGATCACAACTGCAGTCGGCGATGTGATCCGACCAAAACATGTAGAACTTTTAGATTATGAAATCGAATTGGGAATTGTATTTGGAAAAGAAATCAACGAAGATCTTGATTTTCATTCTTACAATCCAAGTGAGTATATAGCTGCTCTTTTCATTGCCAATGATATTTCGGCAAGGGACATCCAACTTCCCCAATTGCAATGGTATAAAGGGAAATCTTATAGAACTTTTTTTCCTGCGGGACCCTTTCTTGCTGTATTAGACCCAAATGATTTTGATCAAATTGATCTGCTAAAACTAAACCTAACAGTCAATGGACAATTAAGACAATCCGCAGAAGCAAACCAAATGGTATATTCGCCAAAAGAATCGATTGCCGAACTTTCTAGGTTCGCCCATATTCAAGTAGGAGATGTTTTGTTAACGGGAACACCGTCTGGTTGTGCACTCCAAGCTCCGGGAAAACTAAAACAAATATTTGCTAGTTTTCTACCTGAACACAAAAAATGGGATGTTTTTATAAAGACACAAAAAAAACGAAAAGAGTATTTACAACCTGGAGATGTGATCAAAGCCACCATTCGTACTCCTGATGGAAAAATCAATTTGGGAGAACAAATCCTACAAGTAAAACAAGGCTCAATAGATTGGACAACCTAA
- a CDS encoding DUF1858 domain-containing protein codes for MTETTKPRFFKEMTVGEAIAIHPEAGLVFSSYHLGGCSHCSINEVETIEQVCMGYGVEVDTLIDSLNNLFSEE; via the coding sequence ATGACTGAAACAACAAAACCGCGCTTTTTTAAAGAAATGACTGTGGGCGAAGCAATTGCGATCCATCCAGAAGCAGGTCTAGTTTTCTCCAGCTACCATTTAGGTGGATGTTCACACTGCTCCATTAACGAAGTTGAGACGATAGAACAAGTTTGTATGGGTTATGGTGTAGAAGTAGACACTCTCATCGATTCACTCAACAATCTTTTCTCTGAAGAATAG
- a CDS encoding 6-carboxytetrahydropterin synthase, with the protein MFTQENGKFYVRIEGRFESAHFLYQYFADGSDEPIHGHSWKVEVFLEGNTNIRPDGISYDFLTARTRLSELVHSIDHILINDHPDFKGVNPTSENVARWFYAGLKSDVKSSDGKIRRIVIHEGPENLAFFEPDENASMT; encoded by the coding sequence ATGTTTACCCAAGAAAACGGGAAATTTTATGTCAGAATCGAGGGAAGGTTTGAATCCGCCCATTTCCTCTACCAGTACTTTGCCGATGGCTCGGATGAGCCTATCCATGGGCATTCCTGGAAGGTGGAGGTGTTTCTGGAGGGAAATACAAACATTCGTCCAGATGGCATTTCTTACGATTTTTTAACAGCAAGAACCCGACTTTCCGAGTTAGTCCATTCCATTGATCATATCTTGATCAACGACCATCCCGATTTTAAGGGGGTTAATCCCACTTCGGAGAATGTAGCTCGTTGGTTTTATGCAGGTCTCAAGTCCGATGTCAAATCTTCAGATGGCAAAATCCGCCGGATTGTGATCCATGAAGGACCTGAAAATCTTGCATTCTTTGAACCAGATGAAAACGCAAGTATGACCTAA
- a CDS encoding histidine kinase dimerization/phosphoacceptor domain -containing protein, giving the protein MPFTEIKHSLGHILLVEDEAILAISQSEFLKNKGYSVQYVSNTNDAYNFITSGEKVDLILMDINLSDGMDGIQLAEKILSYREIPILFVSGYSDNKILDRVCKIKHYGFIPKISSPDIIECMIRSALKLYQAEQSLAFREKELRITFEAMGDGVIVLTPEGLIREINHKALDMLGHRKSEVLEKDLSSFLYLIQAEARTRVSYPFLNAFSGLEKTERRNDLIIVSRSGRETHVTETISPILDSEKNLSGVVIVFRETPNAPVMVPPKDGESLYAKVFQLSPIAMAISTVKDGTYLDINSSMETIFQLEKSKVIGKKTTEFKAWSNPEQLARLNQIYQEKGRMNGERMSVTHSGGNKFDVMVFSQAFEIAGERFILWINLDVTKILDIEDRLAKSLEEKDVLLKELQHRVKNTLAIISGLLNLESFKVENDIAKQSFLNAQSRIMSMSKVYENLYQSEDLESVDLRKYIEDLVFSLHDIFVLNPTKIRFDVKLEEIRLDLKRTLPLGLILNELLTNALKYAYPNEKGGDVRIHLSRSNENIILSVGDDGEGLPDSVNIEKGNHFGYELIRSLTSQLKGVLSSVSKKGEGLNIMISFPLQQSDKN; this is encoded by the coding sequence ATGCCATTTACGGAAATCAAACATAGTTTAGGTCATATTTTGCTTGTGGAAGATGAAGCCATATTGGCTATTTCACAATCAGAATTCCTTAAAAACAAAGGGTATTCCGTGCAGTATGTATCAAATACAAACGATGCATACAACTTCATCACTTCAGGTGAAAAAGTAGATTTGATTCTTATGGATATAAATCTTTCCGATGGAATGGATGGAATCCAACTTGCTGAAAAAATTCTTTCTTATCGTGAGATTCCCATTCTATTTGTTAGCGGTTATTCAGATAATAAAATTCTAGATCGTGTTTGCAAAATAAAACACTACGGTTTCATTCCAAAAATTTCCAGTCCCGATATCATCGAATGTATGATTCGATCTGCACTGAAACTTTACCAAGCCGAACAGTCCTTAGCATTTCGAGAAAAAGAACTACGAATTACCTTTGAAGCTATGGGAGATGGTGTAATCGTTCTTACACCTGAAGGGTTGATTCGTGAAATCAATCATAAAGCTCTGGATATGTTGGGACATCGCAAATCAGAAGTTTTAGAAAAAGACCTTTCTTCATTTTTATATTTAATTCAAGCAGAAGCTCGAACTCGGGTTTCCTATCCCTTTCTAAATGCTTTCAGTGGACTCGAAAAAACGGAAAGGAGAAATGATCTTATTATTGTTTCTCGTAGCGGTCGCGAAACACATGTTACAGAGACAATTTCACCTATTTTAGATTCTGAAAAGAATTTAAGCGGAGTGGTGATTGTATTTAGAGAGACACCAAATGCACCTGTTATGGTTCCTCCAAAAGACGGGGAAAGCCTCTACGCAAAAGTATTTCAACTCAGTCCTATTGCCATGGCAATTTCTACAGTCAAAGATGGAACTTATTTGGATATAAATTCCTCTATGGAAACAATCTTCCAATTAGAAAAATCAAAGGTCATTGGCAAAAAAACAACAGAGTTTAAAGCTTGGAGTAATCCTGAACAACTTGCACGCCTCAACCAAATTTACCAAGAAAAAGGAAGGATGAATGGTGAAAGAATGTCAGTCACTCATTCGGGCGGCAATAAATTTGATGTTATGGTATTCAGTCAAGCCTTTGAAATTGCTGGTGAAAGGTTCATTCTCTGGATCAATTTGGATGTCACAAAAATTTTGGATATCGAAGACCGACTCGCAAAATCTTTGGAAGAAAAAGATGTTTTATTAAAGGAACTACAACATAGGGTTAAAAATACCCTCGCCATTATTTCCGGACTTTTGAATTTAGAGTCTTTCAAAGTTGAAAACGATATCGCCAAACAATCGTTTTTAAATGCACAATCAAGAATCATGTCCATGTCTAAGGTGTACGAAAATTTATACCAATCGGAAGATTTGGAATCAGTTGATTTGCGAAAGTACATTGAAGATTTAGTGTTTAGCCTTCATGATATTTTTGTTCTGAATCCTACAAAAATTCGATTTGATGTTAAGTTAGAAGAAATTCGTTTAGACTTAAAACGAACTTTGCCACTTGGTTTGATCCTAAACGAACTTTTGACTAATGCATTAAAGTATGCATATCCAAATGAAAAAGGTGGAGATGTTCGTATCCACTTATCACGTTCTAATGAAAATATTATTTTGTCTGTTGGTGATGATGGAGAGGGTTTACCTGATTCGGTGAACATTGAAAAAGGAAATCATTTTGGTTATGAATTAATTCGGAGTCTTACTTCACAATTAAAAGGTGTGCTTTCTTCTGTATCCAAAAAAGGGGAAGGCCTTAACATCATGATCTCTTTCCCTTTGCAACAATCAGATAAAAACTAA
- a CDS encoding TetR family transcriptional regulator produces the protein MKLNKRYAQKLRTHDNLLEGALRLMGEEKGLGDLSLREVAGEAGIVPAAFYRHFKNMEELGLSLVDDCGGRIQTIVGDARTKGAYKSALQLTIGFFFDYVANNRSLFRFIARERTGGNQKIREKIRESMKTIARELAKDMRMPKMIPVEDIQFASELIVSICFLMASDFLDLATDAHTEMRKLKLQTIKQVRLVFIGTIRGRKRKDNSN, from the coding sequence ATGAAACTCAATAAACGCTACGCCCAAAAGCTTCGCACCCATGATAATTTGCTCGAAGGTGCCTTGCGGCTGATGGGAGAGGAAAAAGGTTTGGGAGATCTCAGCCTTCGCGAAGTGGCAGGAGAGGCAGGGATCGTCCCTGCAGCCTTCTATCGGCATTTCAAAAACATGGAAGAACTGGGCTTATCTCTTGTGGATGACTGCGGTGGCCGAATCCAAACCATTGTGGGGGATGCTCGTACCAAGGGAGCTTACAAGTCCGCTTTGCAACTGACGATTGGATTTTTCTTTGACTACGTTGCCAATAATCGCTCACTCTTTCGATTCATTGCAAGGGAAAGAACCGGCGGGAACCAAAAAATTCGAGAAAAAATTCGCGAGTCGATGAAAACAATCGCCAGGGAACTAGCAAAAGATATGCGAATGCCCAAAATGATTCCTGTAGAAGACATACAGTTTGCCTCTGAGTTGATTGTGAGTATTTGTTTTCTAATGGCTTCTGATTTTTTAGATCTTGCAACGGATGCACACACTGAAATGAGAAAATTAAAATTACAAACGATCAAACAAGTTCGTTTGGTGTTTATTGGAACCATCCGAGGAAGAAAACGAAAGGATAATTCAAATTGA